One genomic window of Aethina tumida isolate Nest 87 chromosome 3, icAetTumi1.1, whole genome shotgun sequence includes the following:
- the LOC109601943 gene encoding zinc finger protein Elbow, whose product MLTSSNQYLRPEYLTPLPTTLDAKKSPLALLAQTCSQIGADSPNSKLLQSAEKSSKSSKDSSKDKSSNDSLSKQSYKPHDLTREKSRTPEGRSSSTSTGSRVRSPLVSKSTPQTNGRCNSNQSATSPRNSPAAERKTPANDGASAERTSPEKSTERSSPQTPSSSASKTAFTPNILTSSSDPAIKDLPLGTFKPGVPVASTFLPGYPAPGFPLPMDLMTSSLMSQHHALKTGGLSPYLGYGRLKAQDSLPSVCRDPYCTGCSVSSHLLSGASKPGSCPAGCTQCDHVKPPTSSAYLGHTPAAAAYAHAQLAALAAASHLPYVCNWISGDAAYCGKRFSSSEELLSHLRTHTSVATGAEANSALSMLSNPGLPPTHPLLHRTYPTPPLSPLATARYHPYSKPSLLPPSLSSSPFSGISLSHPGLSPYLSPYSLYPRLGAAPGMHQ is encoded by the exons ATGTTGACTTCAAGCAACCAGTACCTCAGACCGGAATACTTAACTCCACTTCCAACAACC ttggATGCAAAGAAAAGCCCGTTGGCATTGTTGGCTCAGACATGCAGCCAGATTGGCGCCGACTCTCCCAACTCCAAGCTTTTGCAAAGCGCCGAGAAATCGTCGAAATCCAGCAAAGACTCTTCTAAAGACAAGTCCAGCAATGACAGTCTTTCGAAACAGTCTTACAAACCCCACGATTTGACCCGCGAGAAGTCTAGAACACCCGAAGGTAGATCCAGTTCAACATCTACAGGAAGCAGGGTGCGTTCACCGTTGGTGTCGAAAAGCACACCTCAAACCAACGGACGGTGTAACAGCAATCAGAGTGCCACTTCGCCCCGAAACTCTCCGGCTGCTGAAAGGAAGACTCCAGCTAATGATGGTGCGTCAGCTGAAAGGACTTCTCCGGAAAAATCGACAGAAAGGAGCAGCCCTCAGACGCCGTCTTCTTCAGCTTCCAAGACTGCTTTCACCCCGAACATTTTGACATCTTCGTCTGATCCAGCAATTAAAGACTTGCCTCTGGGAACGTTCAAGCCAGGCGTCCCGGTAGCTTCGACGTTTTTGCCCGGTTATCCAGCCCCAGGTTTCCCTCTACCGATGGACTTGATGACCAGCAGTCTGATGTCCCAACATCACGCACTGAAAACCGGAGGACTTAGTCCGTATTTGGGTTACGGCCGACTCAAGGCCCAGGACTCTTTGCCGTCAGTGTGTCGTGACCCGTACTGTACAGGATGTAGTGTTAGTTCTCATTTACTCAGTGGTGCTTCAAAACCTGGTTCATGCCCAGCAGGTTGTACACAGTGTGATCATGTCAAACCGCCAACTTCCTCAGCATATTTGGGCCACACTCCAGCTGCAGCAGCTTACGCTCACGCTCAGTTGGCTGCTTTGGCCGCAGCTTCGCACTTGCCCTACGTTTGTAACTGGATTTCTGGTGACGCTGCTTACTGTGGCAAGAGGTTCTCTAGTTCAGAGGAGTTGTTGTCTCATTTGAGGACTCATACAAGTGTTGCGACTGGAGCGGAGGCCAATTCTGCCCTGTCGATGTTGTCAAATCCTGGTTTACCTCCGACACATCCTCTTCTGCACAGGACTTATCCTACACCGCCGCTCAGTCCTTTGGCTACAGCTAGGTATCATCCCTATAGTAAACCGTCCCTTCTTCCTCCTTCATTGAGTTCCTCACCATTTTCGGGGATCTCTTTAAGTCATCCAGGACTTTCGCCGTATTTATCTCCGTATTCGCTGTATCCAAGGTTGGGCGCCGCGCCAGGGATGCATCAGTAG